The nucleotide sequence CAAGCACAAACGTATCTTGTTTCGGTGAAGCAGATGGAACAATAACTATATCTGGTCTTAGTGCTGGAGCAACTACTACAATCACACTTGATGGTGGTAATGGAGATGATCTTAGTGCACAAACTGTGTTCGGTCCTGGTACATATACTATAACAGCTTCTGCAGATGGTGGAAATACTGGAGATGTATGTACTGCAATTGCTCAAGTAACAATCACTGAACCAATACAAGTAACTGTTGATGCTACAAGCACAAACGTATCTTGTTTCGGTGAAGCAGATGGAACAATAACTATATCTGGTCTTAGTGCTGGAGCAACTACTACAATCACACTTGATGGTGGTAATGGAGATGATCTTAGTGCACAAACTGTGTTCGGTCCTGGTACATATACTATAACAGCTTCTGCAGATGGTGGAAATACTGGAGATGTATGTACTGCAATTGCTCAAGTAACAATCACTGAACCAATACAAGTAACTGTTGATGCTACAAGCACAAACGTATCTTGTTTCGGTGAAGCAGATGGAACAATAACTATATCTGGTCTTAGTGCTGGAGCAACTACTACAATCACACTTGATGGTGGTAATGGAGATGATCTTAGTGCACAAACTGTGTTCGGTCCTGGTACATATACTATAACAGCTTCTGCAGATGGTGGAAATACTGGAGATGTATGTACTGCAATTGCTCAAGTAACAATCACTGAACCAATACAAGTAACTGTTGATGCTACAAGCACAAACGTATCTTGTTTCGGTGAAGCAGATGGAACAATAACTATATCTGGTCTTAGTGCTGGAGCAACTACTACAATCACACTTGATGGTGGTAATGGAGATGATCTTAGTGCACAAACTGTGTTCGGTCCTGGTACATATACTATAACAGCTTCTGCAGATGGTGGAAATACTGGAGATGTATGTACTGCAATTGCTCAAGTAACAATCACTGAACCAAATGAGTTAATCATAACTCTAGACTCTCAAACAGATGTAGATTGTACTAATGAAGCTGGTGGTATAATAGTAGTTTCTGTTACAGGTGGTACTGCTCCTTATACTTATACAATTAATGATGCAAATAATACCACTCAAGATAATGGCACATTCTCTGATCTAGTAGCAGGTACATATACGATAACTGTTACAGATAATAATGGCTGTACAGATAGTATTATAGATATTGTAATAGATGCAGCTACAGCCGATACAATTAACCTTAATGGAGCAGCTTGTATTGATGATGGAGTTGTAGATTTAAATAGTTTTTTAGGAAATAATCAAGCTACAGATGGAATTTGGGAATTTACTGCAGGTTTAGGTAATCCTGTTATCTTTAACGAGAGTGAAGTAGATCCTTCTAACCTTCCTTTAGGAGATTATGTATTTACCTATACAAACTTAAATGCTTTAGGATGTTTAGAAACAACTATACTAACATTAGATATTAATGACGACTGTGTTGTTCTTCCTTGTAATCCAGATGATATGGTAATCTCTAAAGCAGTAACGCCTAATGGAGATCAATACAATCAATTCTTTACAATTACAGGTCTTGAAACTTGTGGATTTACTATGCAAGTTCAAATATTTAACAGATGGGGGTCTTTAATTTTCCAATCTAACGATTACCAAAATGATTGGAGCGGAGAGTCTAGTGACAATTCTGTTGGAAGTTCAAACAGAGTTCCAAGCGGAACATATTATTATATCATAAACCTTCAAAATAGTGGATTAAGACCTTTTTCAGGTCCAATCTATGTAGGAACCAGATAAATTTAACCTATTATGAAAAAAATTATTAAGTATAACTTTATTATTGCTGTAGTCGCACTATTTAGCTGTTCATCAGCAATAGCGCAACAACTACCCCAGTTTACGCAATATATGTTTAATACCATATCTATTAATCCCGCGTATGCTGGTAGTAGAGGAACATTAAATTTTACTGGGCTTCATAGAAGTCAATGGGTAGGATTAGAAGGTGCTCCAGAAACTCAAACCGCTTCTTTACATACACCATTAAGGAATGAAAAAGTAGGCTTAGGTTTATCATTTATTAATGATCATTTGGGATTTGAAAATTTCTCTTATGTTTATGGAGATTTTTCTTATACAATTCAAACTGGTCTAAAAACAAAACTTGCATTAGGTCTAAAAGCTGGATTTACTTTTTTTAACCTTGATCAAGAATTATTAACAGATCCAACAGTTATACCTGACCCATTTTTTAATGAATTCTCTAATCGTATTGTTCCTAATTTTGGGGTTGGTGCATATTGGCATTCAGATAGATGGTATGTTGGTTTATCAGCTCCAAGAATATTAAATAATGATTATAATGAAACCAGAAGTAATGTAAATGCAGAGTTTGTTGCTTTAGAAAGAGTAAATTATTTTCTTACCGCCGGATATGTATTTGATCTTAGTGCTCATACCAAATTTAAACCTTCATTTTTAGCAAGAGCCACTAATGGAGCACCGGCATCTTTTGATTTTACTGCTAACTTCCTATTTAATGAAAAATTTTGGTTAGGAGCTGCATATCGTATTAATGAACGTACTGAAGCATTAGGAGCTTTAGCAGATTTTCAAATTTCAAAACAGTTAAGAATAGGCTATGCCTATGAATATCCTTTATCAGATTTAAGATCATTTACAGGTGGAACTCATGAAATCTTATTAATTTTTGAGGTTTTTAAAAGTAAACGTATTAAATCTCCAAGGTACTTCTAAATATAATCAACTATGAAAACAAAATATTTAATCATATTATTAATTTTCAGCAGTTCGTTCTCGTTTGCTCAAAAGAATGTGGCTGATAAATTTTTCAATAACTATGCTTATATTAAAGCTAGCGAGTTTTATGAAAATGCTTATAATAAAGGAGATGATAGCGAGCATGTATTAACACGATTAGGGGATTGTTATTATAATAATTCTAATTCTGAAAAAGCAGCTTACTGGTATAAATTAGCATTAGAAAAATATCCTAAATTAAATACTGAGTATATTCTTAAGTATGTACAAACTCAACAAAGTTTAGGTAATTATGATGAAGTTGATAAATGGTTAACTTCTTTAAATGAATCAAAACGTAAAAATTCTGAAGAGATTAAAGCATTAATTTCTACTGAACAAACTTTTGTTGATATAAAAAATTTAGAGTTAAATTCTGAGTTTTCCGATTTTGGTGCTATAGTTTATAACAATAAAATATTTTTTGCTTCTAGTAGAAATACTTTTGATGATACTGGTAATAGGAAGTATGGGTGGAATGATGAACCTTTTTTAGATATATATGAAGCTACAGTAACTGGAGAAGAACAAGTAATAAGTAATATTAATTTAATTAATGCTTCAAAAGTAAATACTAAATATCATGAAGCTTCAATTGCCCTTACTAATGATGGTAAAACATTATATTTTACTCGAGATAATGTAAATAAGCGAAATCGATTAGGGTATGATGATGAAGGAACAACACATTTAAAAATATATAGAGCAACTTTAGAGAATGGAAGCTGGGAAAATATTGAAGAGTTACCTTTTAATGATGATGTATCTTCAACTGGTCATCCAACTTTAAGTTTAGATAATAAAAAATTATATTTTGTTTCTGATAGAGAAGGTGGTTTTGGGAGCACAGATATTTATGTAGTAGATATTTTAGAAGATGGTAAATTTAGTGAGCCAAAAAATTTAGGGGATAACATTAATACTTCAGGTAGAGAAATGTTTCCTTTTATTGCTAAAGATAATATGCTTTATTTTTCATCAGACGAAAATATAAATATAGGTTTATTAGATATTTTTAAATCAAATATTTTAAATGATAGTAATGCTCAAGCAGAAAATTTAGGAGCACCTTATAATAGCGGATATGATGATTTTGCTTTCTTTATAGATACAGATAAAGAGTCTGGTTATTTCTCATCTAATCGTCCTGGTGGTAAAGGAGGTGATGATATTTATAGCTTTAACACCTACCAATGTCAACAAATAATTAAAGGTACAGCTAGAAATATTAAAACCAATGAGATATTGCCCAATGTAACCGTTAAATTAATTGACAATACTGGAAAAATCATAAAAGAAACTACATCATCTGCAACTGGAGAATATCAATTTGAAGATGTTAATTGTGATGAAGATTTTACTATTTTAGGATCTGTTCCTGATTATAAGGATGATACTAAACAAGTTAGAACATCTGCTATTAAAAACACAGATTCTACTGTCGATTTATTTTTAACTCCTTTAGTAGATAATTGTGAAATTGTAATAAATCCAATATTCTTTGATTTTGATAAATGGAATATTAGAGCTGATTCTAAAGCTGAATTAGAAAATATTGTTGATGTGATGAATCAGCATCCTGAAATGGTTATTAAAATTGAATCGCATACAGATAGTAGAGGTACAAACAGATACAATATGAGGTTATCAGATAGGAGAGCTAAATCTACTAGAGATTATCTAATCTCAAGAGGAATAGATGCTTCTCGCTTTGAAAGCGCTATTGGTTACGGCGAATCTCAATTGATTAACGAATGTAATGACGATAATAGGTTTAGATGCTCTGAAGCTAAGCATCAAGAAAATAGAAGATCACATTTCTATATTGTAGATTGTGAAGAAGATTAACAATAGTAAATATTAACTATAAAAAAGCCATTCTTTATTTAGAATGGCTTTTTTATGACTCTTAATCAATTAAATTACTTTAAATTGTATACATTAAATGATTCTTAATTCTAACAATTATCATCGTTAGTGCCTATTATGGTTTATTAACTAAGTTAAGTTAATAATGAATTACATTCCTATAATTCACATACTATTAAATTAAAAACCTCTTCTCTCAACTTAATTCTTAATTATATACTTTTAGACATTTATAATTTAAATAATCTTTATAAAGTATTTATAAAAAGAAAGATTGCTTTTAATTAAAAGCAATCTTTCTTTTGAATACATTCTATAAACTAAATTTCCTCTATTTTTTTACAAAAATATTAGTGTAATACCATTTCCCTTCTTCATCTTGTTCAGCAGATATATCTGAAGCAGTAAA is from Flavobacteriaceae bacterium and encodes:
- a CDS encoding type IX secretion system membrane protein PorP/SprF; amino-acid sequence: MKKIIKYNFIIAVVALFSCSSAIAQQLPQFTQYMFNTISINPAYAGSRGTLNFTGLHRSQWVGLEGAPETQTASLHTPLRNEKVGLGLSFINDHLGFENFSYVYGDFSYTIQTGLKTKLALGLKAGFTFFNLDQELLTDPTVIPDPFFNEFSNRIVPNFGVGAYWHSDRWYVGLSAPRILNNDYNETRSNVNAEFVALERVNYFLTAGYVFDLSAHTKFKPSFLARATNGAPASFDFTANFLFNEKFWLGAAYRINERTEALGALADFQISKQLRIGYAYEYPLSDLRSFTGGTHEILLIFEVFKSKRIKSPRYF